One part of the Caproiciproducens sp. CPB-2 genome encodes these proteins:
- a CDS encoding NAD-dependent protein deacylase, translated as MEQNIEKLQSMIDESKRIVFFGGAGVSTESGIPDFRSVDGLYHQHYRYPPETMLSHSFYETHTEEFYDFYRAKMLCLTAKPNAAHRKLAELERAGKLTAVVTQNIDGLHQMAGSKTVYELHGSVHRNYCRRCHKLYDAEFILNSTGIPTCTCGGTVKPDVVLYEEGLNQRTLYGAVEAIERADMLIIGGTSLAVYPAASLIDYYGGDRLVLINRTSTPQDRNANLVIQGSIGEVLDKIKV; from the coding sequence ATGGAACAGAATATTGAAAAGCTGCAGAGCATGATTGACGAGAGCAAACGCATTGTGTTTTTCGGGGGAGCCGGTGTTTCCACCGAAAGCGGAATCCCGGATTTCCGCAGCGTGGACGGGCTTTACCACCAGCATTACCGCTATCCGCCCGAAACGATGCTGAGCCACAGTTTTTATGAAACGCATACGGAAGAATTCTACGACTTTTACCGGGCCAAGATGCTTTGCCTGACCGCAAAGCCGAACGCCGCCCACAGAAAGCTTGCCGAGCTGGAGCGGGCGGGAAAACTGACCGCGGTGGTCACGCAGAATATCGACGGCCTGCACCAGATGGCGGGGAGCAAAACGGTCTACGAGCTGCACGGCTCCGTTCACCGCAACTACTGCCGGCGCTGCCATAAGCTTTACGACGCGGAATTCATCCTGAACAGCACGGGAATTCCGACCTGCACCTGCGGCGGCACCGTTAAGCCGGATGTGGTGCTGTACGAGGAGGGCCTCAATCAGCGCACGCTCTACGGCGCGGTGGAGGCGATTGAGCGCGCGGACATGCTGATCATCGGCGGGACCTCCCTTGCGGTTTATCCGGCAGCAAGCCTGATCGACTACTACGGCGGGGACCGGCTGGTCCTGATCAACCGCACCAGTACCCCGCAGGACCGCAACGCCAATCTGGTGATTCAGGGCAGCATCGGCGAGGTGCTTGACAAAATCAAAGTGTGA
- a CDS encoding AAA family ATPase: MQEKALRIINEVKKAVVGKDVIVRKVLMVILAQGHILLEDIPGVGKTTLALAFSKAMSLDYKRVQFTPDVMPTDVTGFSIYNKATGLLEYKPGAALCNLFLADEINRTSSKTQSALLEVMEEGSITVDGIAHPTPKPYIVIATQNPIGSVGTQMLPDSQLDRFMVRLTMGYPELRDEVEILKRKQGEDPLESVQKAADAREIITMQNETDTVYLSDDLYAYIAHLVSATRENSLIRLGASPRGSIALVKMAQANAYLSGRDYVVPKDVQSVFTDVVEHRMILKPQAKIGNVTAAGLLRDILRDVPAPAVAQK; this comes from the coding sequence ATGCAGGAAAAGGCTTTGCGAATCATCAACGAGGTAAAAAAAGCAGTGGTCGGAAAAGACGTGATTGTCCGGAAAGTGCTGATGGTGATTCTGGCGCAGGGGCACATCCTTCTGGAGGACATCCCCGGCGTTGGAAAAACGACGCTGGCCCTTGCCTTTTCCAAGGCGATGTCCCTTGATTACAAGCGGGTCCAGTTCACGCCGGACGTAATGCCGACCGACGTAACGGGATTTTCCATCTACAACAAGGCGACCGGTTTATTGGAGTACAAGCCCGGCGCGGCGCTGTGCAACCTGTTTCTGGCCGACGAGATCAACCGCACCTCCAGCAAGACGCAGTCCGCGCTTCTGGAGGTCATGGAGGAAGGCAGCATCACGGTTGACGGAATCGCCCACCCCACCCCGAAGCCCTATATCGTGATTGCGACCCAGAACCCCATCGGTTCGGTGGGCACGCAGATGCTGCCGGATTCCCAGCTCGACCGCTTTATGGTCCGGCTGACCATGGGGTACCCCGAGCTGCGCGACGAAGTGGAAATTTTGAAGCGCAAGCAGGGCGAGGACCCGCTGGAATCGGTCCAGAAAGCCGCCGACGCGCGGGAAATCATCACCATGCAGAACGAGACGGACACCGTCTATCTCTCAGACGATCTGTACGCATACATCGCCCATTTGGTGAGCGCGACCCGCGAAAACAGCCTGATCCGGCTGGGCGCGAGCCCGCGCGGCTCCATCGCGCTCGTCAAAATGGCGCAGGCGAACGCCTACCTTTCCGGCAGGGACTATGTGGTCCCGAAGGACGTGCAGTCCGTCTTCACCGACGTGGTGGAGCACCGTATGATTCTGAAGCCCCAGGCGAAAATAGGCAACGTGACCGCAGCCGGCCTGCTCAGGGACATTTTGAGGGACGTCCCCGCGCCCGCCGTCGCGCAGAAATAG
- a CDS encoding DUF58 domain-containing protein → MFRCRAAYCAVLAAAILFFIFFKEYLAFFTLVLILILPFFSWLFLVLAVRKTTAELAAQNVTPYKNQEFSLYITLKSASAFPLLRAKLHFSCVNSLSGERQEQTLFTPVNARSEQTAEYRMQSRYCGRITVKLTQLQYYDPLGIFQISRKPDLRAECFIAPRVHPVDSSIDMTAAAGTESNTYSEEKPGDDPSEIFDVRAFRSGDRLRSIHWKLSSKLDELMVKEFSLPVDSGIRVLLELLAPDMETLDALMETAASLSHFFTENRIIHRIEWYGKEEDRLYTSLIQSDEDLASLLNSLLSAQSYREEPYVLKSRSKTEQDAGSFSHAVYITGKLTEALTELCDRPNGEKITVLFVGGETDDEQLRLADALRAMNAEVATVHPEKIQQCLSGLIL, encoded by the coding sequence ATGTTCCGCTGTCGTGCCGCCTACTGCGCCGTGCTTGCCGCCGCAATTCTCTTCTTTATCTTTTTTAAAGAATATCTGGCCTTTTTTACGCTGGTGCTGATTCTCATCCTGCCGTTCTTCTCGTGGCTGTTTCTGGTGCTCGCCGTACGCAAAACAACCGCGGAGCTTGCGGCGCAGAATGTCACCCCGTACAAAAATCAGGAATTTTCTCTGTATATTACCCTGAAGAGCGCGTCCGCCTTTCCCCTGCTCCGCGCAAAGCTGCACTTCTCCTGTGTAAACTCGCTCAGCGGCGAAAGGCAGGAGCAAACCCTGTTCACGCCGGTGAACGCCCGCTCGGAGCAGACCGCGGAATACCGGATGCAGTCCCGCTACTGCGGCCGTATCACGGTAAAGCTGACGCAGCTTCAGTACTACGACCCCCTCGGAATATTTCAGATCAGCCGGAAACCGGACCTTCGGGCCGAATGCTTTATCGCTCCCCGGGTGCATCCGGTCGATTCTTCCATCGATATGACGGCGGCCGCGGGCACGGAAAGCAATACCTACTCGGAAGAAAAGCCGGGGGACGACCCGTCTGAAATTTTCGACGTGCGCGCGTTCCGCAGCGGCGACCGCCTGCGCAGCATCCACTGGAAGCTCAGTTCCAAGCTGGACGAGCTGATGGTAAAGGAATTCAGCCTTCCGGTCGACAGCGGCATTCGGGTGCTGTTGGAGCTGCTCGCGCCAGATATGGAGACGCTGGACGCACTGATGGAAACAGCCGCCTCTTTATCGCATTTCTTTACGGAAAACCGGATCATCCACCGAATCGAATGGTACGGAAAAGAAGAGGACCGGCTGTACACGTCGCTGATTCAAAGCGACGAGGATCTGGCCTCTCTGCTGAACAGCCTGCTTTCCGCGCAGTCCTACCGCGAGGAACCGTATGTCCTGAAGTCCCGCAGCAAGACGGAGCAGGACGCCGGAAGCTTTTCCCACGCCGTTTATATCACGGGAAAACTGACCGAAGCGCTTACGGAGCTTTGTGACCGGCCGAACGGAGAAAAGATCACCGTGCTTTTTGTCGGAGGAGAAACGGACGACGAACAGCTCCGGCTGGCGGACGCGCTGCGCGCGATGAACGCGGAAGTGGCAACGGTCCATCCTGAAAAAATCCAGCAGTGCCTTTCCGGCCTGATTCTATAA